One genomic region from Haloterrigena gelatinilytica encodes:
- a CDS encoding geranylgeranylglyceryl/heptaprenylglyceryl phosphate synthase: MDIDWDGITHVTKVDPAKPLPSDLGALEGTDLVLVGGSDDVTEANTLETIAAIDDAVPSLPVFQEPYSSSHVSKATIEAADYLSVPAVYNGDREHFVGKHVDLFTEVGSKPEALLGASLPVVGDLISSKGADAVADLATNVVGEGYVIQHLESTAAVTSGVEATYSPEQVAGAALATETFYGFPIFYIEYSGTYGGPADVEAAARYLEETALFYGGGIDSRAKATEILEAGADAIVVGDCFHDDPETFLETIPE; encoded by the coding sequence ATGGACATCGATTGGGACGGGATCACTCACGTGACGAAAGTCGATCCGGCGAAGCCGCTCCCGTCGGATCTCGGCGCGCTCGAGGGGACCGACCTGGTGCTCGTCGGCGGCTCCGACGACGTCACCGAGGCCAACACGCTCGAGACGATCGCGGCGATCGACGACGCCGTCCCCTCGCTCCCCGTCTTTCAGGAACCGTACAGTTCGAGCCACGTCTCCAAAGCGACGATCGAGGCGGCGGACTACCTGTCCGTTCCGGCGGTCTACAACGGCGACCGGGAGCACTTCGTGGGGAAACACGTCGACCTCTTTACCGAGGTCGGAAGCAAACCCGAGGCTCTCCTCGGTGCGAGCCTGCCGGTCGTCGGCGATCTGATCTCCTCGAAGGGGGCCGACGCGGTCGCGGATCTCGCCACGAACGTCGTCGGCGAGGGGTACGTGATCCAGCACCTCGAGTCCACGGCGGCGGTGACCTCCGGCGTCGAGGCGACCTACTCGCCCGAGCAGGTCGCCGGCGCGGCGCTGGCGACGGAGACCTTCTACGGCTTTCCGATCTTCTACATCGAGTACTCGGGCACCTACGGCGGCCCCGCGGACGTCGAAGCCGCCGCGCGCTACCTCGAGGAGACGGCGCTGTTCTACGGCGGCGGGATCGACAGTCGGGCGAAAGCGACCGAGATCCTCGAGGCCGGCGCGGACGCGATCGTCGTCGGCGACTGTTTCCACGACGATCCGGAGACGTTCCTCGAGACGATCCCGGAGTAA
- a CDS encoding DUF7109 family protein: protein MDATADELAGVVDLFGGLTRAELERALSEAAFRADGQSVDEAALETAIEDALESFALVRHERPVDGERRSLLVAGPTAFPSVPDHAEDVPHILDVDRRRLDREAVGETAREQFTDAVEAALEAEDGDRIRHLIDVSYDVEAWAPVELAAERERLEGALE from the coding sequence ATGGACGCGACTGCGGACGAACTGGCGGGCGTCGTCGACCTCTTCGGCGGGCTGACCCGCGCGGAACTCGAGCGGGCGCTCTCCGAGGCGGCGTTCCGGGCGGACGGCCAGTCCGTCGACGAGGCGGCCCTCGAGACGGCGATCGAGGACGCCCTCGAGTCGTTCGCGCTCGTTCGCCACGAGCGGCCGGTCGACGGCGAGCGCCGGTCGCTGCTGGTCGCCGGGCCGACGGCGTTCCCGTCGGTGCCGGACCACGCCGAGGACGTCCCGCACATCCTCGACGTCGACCGGCGGCGACTGGACCGCGAGGCCGTAGGCGAGACGGCCCGCGAGCAGTTTACCGACGCCGTCGAGGCGGCCCTCGAGGCCGAGGACGGCGATCGGATCCGACACCTGATCGACGTCAGCTACGACGTCGAGGCCTGGGCCCCGGTCGAACTCGCCGCCGAACGGGAGCGACTTGAAGGCGCCCTCGAGTGA
- a CDS encoding NAD(P)/FAD-dependent oxidoreductase, producing MTDIDDDPEIAVGADAFTQAGTGLEVAVVGAGAVGATTAYDLAREGADVTLYEKDRIASGASGRAAGICYDAFADPLDAEIAGDAIERFRALSGDETFPFAECPYVWLAREGDTERADAIRDQIERMQERGVVALEADGDALADRFDALRTDDVAVAGIAGGAGYTDPAKYTACLAAAADGAGATLAPETPVEVATDPARVVLEDGTEREVDAVVVAAGAHTKRLLADAGLSIAMKPYRVQALVADADVDEPMCYDASDSFYLRPHPDGLLAGDGTEYVEGDPDDYDRDADPDFADDLLERVRHRLPDADLELERAWAGLCTATPDRDPLVGRLEDGIYVATGFQGHGFMRAPAIGRRLAEQVVGGEGIDAFDPTRFDGDESFEIVDGMAVESEN from the coding sequence ATGACCGACATCGACGACGATCCGGAGATCGCGGTCGGCGCCGACGCCTTCACCCAGGCGGGCACCGGGCTCGAGGTCGCCGTCGTCGGCGCCGGCGCCGTCGGCGCGACGACGGCCTACGATCTCGCCCGCGAGGGCGCCGACGTAACCCTCTACGAGAAGGACCGGATCGCGAGCGGCGCGAGCGGTCGAGCAGCGGGGATCTGTTACGACGCCTTCGCGGACCCGCTCGACGCCGAGATCGCCGGCGACGCGATCGAACGCTTTCGGGCGCTCTCGGGCGACGAAACCTTCCCCTTCGCCGAGTGCCCCTACGTCTGGCTCGCTCGCGAGGGCGATACGGAGCGCGCCGACGCCATCCGCGACCAGATCGAGCGAATGCAGGAACGCGGCGTCGTCGCCCTCGAGGCCGACGGCGACGCGCTCGCGGACCGCTTCGACGCGCTCCGAACGGACGACGTCGCCGTCGCCGGCATCGCCGGCGGGGCGGGCTACACCGATCCCGCGAAATACACCGCCTGTCTGGCCGCCGCGGCCGACGGCGCCGGCGCGACGCTCGCCCCCGAGACGCCCGTCGAGGTGGCGACCGATCCCGCGCGGGTCGTCCTCGAGGACGGCACCGAACGCGAAGTCGACGCGGTCGTCGTGGCCGCCGGCGCCCACACGAAGCGACTGCTGGCGGACGCCGGGCTCTCGATCGCGATGAAACCGTACCGCGTGCAGGCGCTGGTCGCCGACGCCGACGTCGACGAGCCGATGTGTTACGACGCGAGCGACTCCTTTTACCTGCGGCCCCACCCCGACGGCCTCCTCGCGGGCGACGGCACGGAGTACGTCGAGGGCGACCCCGACGACTACGACCGCGACGCCGATCCCGACTTCGCCGACGACCTGCTCGAGCGCGTTCGCCACCGGCTACCCGACGCCGACCTCGAACTCGAGCGGGCCTGGGCCGGCCTCTGTACGGCGACGCCCGACCGCGATCCGTTAGTCGGCCGCCTCGAGGACGGGATCTACGTCGCGACGGGGTTCCAGGGCCACGGCTTCATGCGCGCGCCGGCGATCGGACGGCGACTCGCAGAACAGGTGGTGGGCGGCGAGGGGATCGACGCGTTCGATCCGACCCGGTTCGACGGCGACGAGTCGTTCGAGATCGTCGACGGGATGGCGGTCGAGTCGGAGAACTGA
- a CDS encoding radical SAM protein yields the protein MIDPETLSVTIVDGYVDEPAHFGVPPYISTYPRYAAGALVDAGVPRERITYHTIDRLRDEPDYWRDVDEADLMIYLGGMTVPGKYVGGTPAEPDEVRKLAWTANGTSLMGGPVKFGVGDENAGATETERQDLDFDFVAKGDVEAAVHDLVANGLEGFNNRMRDIDEVSRWAQDGAFIVEQHPNHPDHLIAELETSRGCAYRCSFCTEPLYGNPSFRPPPTVVGEVDALSDFGVKHFRIGRQADILAYGGDGEAPNPDALRQLYSGIREVAPDLETLHLDNMNPITIVNWPEESREGIRIIAEHNTPGDTAAFGLESADPVVQEENNLNVSAEECFEAVKIVNEEAGWRPGEEPEDAPTFGDDAPRRLPKLLPGINLLHGLKGEREETYERNREFLQRVYDEGYMLRRINIRQVMSFDGTDMSDTGAEIANEHKQLFKRYKKRVREEIDNPMLERVAPPGTVLPDVHLEYHQDGRTFGRQLGTYPLLVGIPGERELGRTVDVAVVDHGYRSVTGVPYPLDINAASMDELTAIPGVGDSTAGDIVVNRPYESVTDADLGTEVDLEGFATTRALEGAD from the coding sequence ATGATCGACCCCGAGACGCTGTCCGTGACGATCGTCGACGGTTACGTCGACGAGCCCGCACACTTCGGGGTGCCGCCGTACATCTCGACGTACCCCCGCTACGCGGCGGGGGCGCTCGTCGACGCGGGGGTCCCCCGCGAGCGGATCACGTACCACACGATCGATCGGCTCCGCGACGAACCCGACTACTGGCGGGACGTCGACGAGGCCGACCTCATGATCTACCTGGGCGGGATGACCGTCCCCGGGAAGTACGTCGGCGGCACGCCCGCCGAGCCCGACGAAGTGCGAAAGCTCGCCTGGACAGCTAACGGGACCAGCCTGATGGGCGGCCCCGTCAAGTTCGGCGTCGGCGACGAGAACGCCGGCGCAACCGAGACCGAACGCCAGGACCTGGACTTCGATTTCGTCGCCAAGGGCGACGTCGAGGCCGCCGTCCACGACCTCGTGGCGAACGGTCTCGAGGGATTCAACAACCGAATGCGCGATATCGACGAGGTCTCGCGGTGGGCGCAGGACGGCGCCTTCATCGTCGAACAACACCCTAACCATCCCGACCACCTCATCGCCGAACTCGAGACCTCCCGCGGGTGCGCGTATCGATGCTCGTTCTGTACCGAGCCGCTGTACGGTAACCCCTCCTTCCGGCCGCCGCCGACGGTCGTCGGCGAGGTCGACGCCCTCTCGGATTTCGGCGTCAAACACTTCCGGATCGGCCGACAGGCCGACATCCTCGCCTACGGCGGCGACGGCGAGGCGCCGAATCCGGACGCGCTCCGCCAGCTCTACAGCGGCATCCGCGAGGTCGCGCCTGACCTCGAGACGCTGCACCTGGACAACATGAACCCGATCACGATCGTCAACTGGCCCGAGGAGAGCCGGGAGGGGATCCGGATCATCGCCGAGCACAACACGCCCGGCGACACGGCCGCGTTCGGCCTCGAGTCGGCCGATCCCGTCGTCCAGGAGGAGAACAACCTCAACGTCAGCGCCGAGGAGTGTTTCGAAGCGGTCAAGATCGTCAACGAGGAGGCCGGCTGGCGACCCGGTGAAGAGCCGGAGGACGCCCCCACCTTCGGGGACGACGCCCCGCGTCGGCTCCCCAAGCTCCTGCCCGGGATCAACCTCCTGCACGGCCTCAAGGGCGAGCGCGAGGAGACCTACGAGCGCAACCGCGAGTTCCTCCAGCGAGTCTACGACGAGGGCTACATGCTCCGACGGATCAACATCCGGCAGGTGATGTCCTTCGACGGCACCGACATGAGCGATACGGGTGCCGAGATCGCGAACGAACACAAACAGCTGTTCAAGCGGTACAAGAAGCGGGTCCGCGAGGAGATCGACAACCCGATGCTCGAGCGCGTCGCGCCGCCGGGCACCGTCCTGCCCGACGTCCACCTCGAGTACCACCAGGACGGGCGGACCTTCGGTCGCCAGCTGGGTACCTACCCGCTGTTGGTCGGCATCCCCGGCGAGCGCGAACTCGGCCGAACCGTCGACGTCGCAGTCGTCGACCACGGCTACCGCTCCGTGACCGGCGTCCCCTACCCGCTGGACATAAACGCCGCCTCGATGGACGAACTCACCGCGATCCCCGGCGTCGGCGACAGCACCGCCGGCGACATCGTCGTCAACCGGCCCTACGAGTCGGTCACCGACGCCGATCTGGGAACCGAGGTCGACCTCGAGGGGTTCGCGACGACGCGAGCGCTCGAGGGCGCGGACTGA
- a CDS encoding DUF7559 family protein — protein sequence MPPTEEIVCTAEDCFLDIFENHYTYDVPDDLEVTDLACPVCGGTDCLETVEL from the coding sequence ATGCCACCGACCGAGGAAATCGTCTGCACCGCGGAGGATTGTTTTCTCGACATCTTCGAGAACCACTACACGTACGACGTCCCCGACGACCTCGAGGTGACCGACCTCGCCTGCCCGGTCTGCGGGGGGACGGACTGCCTCGAGACGGTCGAACTGTAG
- a CDS encoding DICT sensory domain-containing protein, translating into MNGLRDQIDEIEARRKLLEVHTDRDRVAAEFEQQFSTRNVRVVRESSASSADRGFVIVRDADREFRGALGIDHFRAVLSPEIHPPWALEDADVDYSDLFAFLENTLFTSYDRRQMLAASREIEERAWRTDAGTLFVGFQNSAALASQVSVYERMVRERNLGITIFVEDEYEYDERIADAIDVVSDAGGEIGAFWFVVFDGGGSDLRKCGLLAEEREPDRYYGFWTYDPDRIDEIVSSLRSLSDS; encoded by the coding sequence ATGAACGGCCTCCGCGATCAGATCGACGAAATCGAAGCGCGACGGAAGCTCCTCGAAGTGCATACGGACCGAGATCGAGTGGCGGCGGAGTTCGAGCAGCAGTTCTCGACGCGAAACGTTCGCGTGGTCCGGGAATCGAGCGCGTCGAGCGCCGATCGCGGCTTCGTGATCGTTCGGGACGCGGACCGCGAGTTCCGCGGCGCATTGGGTATCGACCACTTCCGGGCCGTACTCTCCCCGGAGATTCACCCGCCGTGGGCGCTCGAGGACGCCGACGTCGACTATTCCGATCTCTTCGCGTTCCTCGAGAACACGCTGTTCACCTCGTACGATCGACGGCAGATGCTGGCCGCGAGTCGCGAGATCGAAGAGCGCGCCTGGCGGACCGACGCCGGCACGTTATTCGTCGGGTTCCAGAATTCGGCGGCGCTCGCCTCTCAAGTCTCGGTCTACGAACGGATGGTACGGGAACGGAACCTCGGTATCACGATCTTCGTCGAGGACGAGTACGAGTACGACGAGCGAATAGCCGACGCGATCGACGTGGTCTCCGACGCGGGCGGTGAGATCGGGGCGTTCTGGTTCGTGGTCTTCGACGGCGGCGGGAGCGATCTACGTAAATGCGGACTGCTCGCCGAAGAACGCGAACCCGATCGGTATTACGGGTTCTGGACGTACGATCCCGATCGAATCGACGAGATCGTCTCGTCGCTCCGTTCGTTGAGCGACTCCTGA
- a CDS encoding DUF7388 family protein, whose translation MLTTSTVTRAGLDAIALKPAECDVSTAASIPVETIAIDYEGREHLPAPETLVALSTETDVLVTTPVRADGFDPLGDDSLTAELPDAVGRVLVAGHPAYLTAEERERAVAPRLGAALETEPEAWVGTESVERIAMATGATQYELLSRTTERDLRALRAAGFDGDVSVYAPTVLTEDDDAVLDAVGAYVARRRPVARALPEDASTDATATGRARDVLLEAATDYALVGAPDEVRSQTDALRGAGATTIVGYPARGLGPFLE comes from the coding sequence ATGTTGACCACGAGCACCGTCACCCGCGCCGGACTGGACGCGATCGCGCTGAAACCCGCCGAGTGCGACGTTTCGACGGCCGCGTCGATCCCGGTCGAGACGATCGCGATCGACTACGAGGGCCGCGAACACCTCCCCGCCCCCGAGACGCTCGTCGCCCTCTCGACGGAGACCGACGTCCTGGTGACGACGCCCGTCCGCGCCGACGGCTTCGACCCGCTTGGCGACGACTCGCTGACCGCCGAACTCCCCGATGCCGTCGGGCGAGTCCTCGTGGCGGGACACCCCGCCTATCTCACCGCCGAGGAACGCGAGCGGGCCGTCGCGCCGCGACTCGGCGCCGCTCTCGAGACCGAACCCGAGGCCTGGGTCGGCACCGAGAGCGTCGAACGGATCGCGATGGCGACCGGCGCGACCCAGTACGAACTGCTCTCGCGGACGACCGAGCGCGACCTGCGGGCGTTGCGGGCGGCCGGCTTCGACGGCGACGTCTCCGTCTACGCCCCGACGGTGCTAACCGAGGACGACGACGCCGTGCTCGACGCCGTCGGCGCCTACGTCGCCCGCCGCCGGCCGGTCGCCCGGGCGTTGCCCGAGGACGCCTCGACCGACGCGACGGCGACCGGCCGCGCTCGAGACGTGCTGCTCGAGGCGGCCACCGACTACGCGCTCGTCGGCGCCCCCGACGAGGTGCGTTCCCAGACCGACGCCCTGCGCGGGGCCGGCGCGACGACGATCGTCGGCTACCCCGCGCGGGGCCTCGGCCCGTTCCTCGAATAA
- a CDS encoding Hsp20/alpha crystallin family protein — translation MGLSDLRKSVGSVLYRQVGRASGHVQNHRTLPVDVLETETAYRVVFDAPGAEPDDVQVRYLDGNVKIQIDRFRQYHEGYEMRFPGRGMELDGEAELPDDAVVDPDSGTATLTEAGTLRIDIPKDVAVDGDATEATEPGELTADD, via the coding sequence GTGGGTCTAAGTGATCTCCGCAAATCGGTCGGCAGCGTCCTCTACCGACAGGTCGGTCGGGCGAGCGGACACGTCCAGAACCACCGCACGCTCCCCGTCGACGTGCTCGAAACCGAGACCGCCTACCGAGTCGTTTTCGACGCGCCGGGCGCCGAACCCGACGACGTTCAGGTTCGGTATCTCGACGGCAACGTCAAGATCCAGATCGATCGGTTCCGCCAGTACCACGAGGGCTACGAGATGCGGTTCCCGGGTCGCGGGATGGAACTCGACGGCGAAGCCGAGCTACCCGACGACGCGGTCGTTGACCCCGACTCGGGGACGGCGACGCTGACCGAGGCCGGCACGCTGCGGATCGATATCCCGAAGGACGTCGCCGTCGACGGCGACGCGACGGAGGCCACCGAACCGGGCGAACTCACCGCCGACGACTGA
- a CDS encoding MBL fold metallo-hydrolase, with the protein MDVTRYAVPVATRAPTGETNAYLLGDDPAVLVDPAARSDALDRLVAEREVAHVVVTHTHPDHVGAVAAYADETDATVWARYGRADRFRDATGCEPDRTLAPGTTIPLGDDRIRVLDAPGHAPDHVALEAGRGGPICCGDCAVREGSVVVGAPEGDMRAYVTTLRRLWARNPPALHPGHGPAIDDPRATLERLLDHRYRREREVLEAVEGGADTLEEILEAAYEKDLTGVRDLARATVRAHLEKLAVEGRLEWDGERAAARSD; encoded by the coding sequence ATGGACGTTACTCGGTATGCCGTTCCGGTCGCGACGCGCGCCCCGACGGGGGAAACCAACGCCTACCTCCTCGGGGACGACCCGGCTGTACTCGTCGATCCCGCGGCGCGCAGCGACGCCCTCGATCGCCTGGTCGCCGAGCGCGAGGTCGCACACGTCGTCGTCACCCACACGCATCCCGACCACGTCGGCGCCGTCGCCGCGTACGCCGACGAGACGGACGCGACCGTCTGGGCTCGATACGGGCGGGCGGATCGCTTTCGCGACGCGACCGGCTGCGAGCCGGATCGGACGCTGGCGCCCGGGACGACGATTCCGCTCGGTGACGACCGCATCCGGGTTCTAGACGCGCCCGGACACGCGCCCGACCACGTCGCCCTCGAGGCCGGCCGCGGCGGACCGATCTGCTGTGGCGACTGCGCCGTTCGTGAGGGCAGCGTCGTCGTGGGCGCGCCCGAGGGCGACATGCGCGCATATGTGACGACGCTGCGACGGCTATGGGCGAGGAATCCGCCGGCGCTCCATCCCGGCCACGGGCCCGCGATCGACGACCCGAGAGCGACCCTCGAGCGACTGCTGGATCACCGATACCGTCGTGAGCGCGAGGTGCTCGAGGCGGTCGAGGGCGGCGCCGACACGCTCGAGGAAATCCTCGAAGCGGCCTACGAGAAGGACCTCACCGGCGTTCGCGATCTGGCCCGGGCGACGGTCCGCGCCCACCTCGAGAAACTCGCCGTGGAGGGGCGCCTCGAGTGGGACGGGGAACGCGCGGCGGCGCGATCGGACTAG
- a CDS encoding DUF502 domain-containing protein: MSSVKGDFGRGLIVVGPVLVTLYLAHYLYSFIAGVTPGLLLNAETLEAIAPGLGEYARVQLAGFLRVATFVGFLLLAMYVVGQMTDTTIGGVLEGIVDYVANRVPVIRVVYNASKTATETTFGAGETLQTPVRVETWDGVWMTAFKTGQRTPDGRATLFLPTSPNISSGYVLEVSPDDFTELDETLEEALTRVVSGGFGDAETAEAELDEESLTVVGHLESDGTRERDQ; the protein is encoded by the coding sequence ATGAGTTCGGTCAAGGGGGACTTCGGACGTGGCCTCATCGTCGTCGGTCCCGTCCTCGTGACGCTGTACCTCGCCCACTACCTCTACTCGTTTATCGCGGGCGTGACGCCGGGGCTCCTGCTGAACGCGGAGACCCTCGAGGCGATCGCGCCCGGACTCGGCGAGTACGCGCGCGTCCAACTCGCCGGCTTCCTCCGCGTCGCGACGTTCGTCGGGTTCCTCCTCCTCGCGATGTACGTCGTCGGGCAGATGACTGACACGACGATCGGCGGCGTCCTCGAGGGGATCGTCGACTACGTGGCGAATCGGGTGCCGGTCATCCGCGTCGTCTACAACGCCTCGAAGACCGCCACCGAGACGACGTTCGGCGCGGGCGAGACCCTCCAGACGCCGGTCAGAGTCGAGACCTGGGACGGCGTGTGGATGACCGCGTTCAAGACCGGCCAGCGGACGCCCGACGGCCGCGCGACGCTCTTTCTCCCGACGTCGCCGAACATCTCGTCGGGCTACGTCCTCGAGGTTTCGCCCGACGACTTCACCGAACTCGACGAGACGCTCGAGGAAGCGCTCACGCGGGTGGTCAGCGGCGGCTTCGGCGACGCGGAGACCGCCGAGGCGGAGCTCGACGAGGAGTCGCTGACCGTGGTCGGCCACCTCGAATCCGACGGAACACGCGAGCGCGATCAGTAA
- a CDS encoding YkgJ family cysteine cluster protein, giving the protein MQSLEAELEEARALDTDDLADAVESIGFECTRCGACCKGEDEDDHTATVFPDEVRDLEASDEYDGDYDWRDVARPMPYGLSATDDGDLEGETFEWALQTDDCGDCTFYEEDESGTGACVAHDDRPLICRTYPFSVALAGTSQPMGEAVDEEGVVRAHECEGLGRDISRADAEDLARALKERAVRELEEAIAVRDEYAPAEPDPGEVVVHDSEGAKRIDGTPLEE; this is encoded by the coding sequence GTGCAATCGCTCGAAGCCGAACTCGAGGAGGCCCGCGCGCTGGACACCGACGACCTCGCGGACGCCGTCGAATCGATCGGCTTCGAGTGTACCCGCTGTGGCGCCTGCTGCAAGGGCGAAGACGAGGACGACCACACGGCGACCGTTTTCCCCGACGAGGTGCGCGATCTGGAAGCGAGCGACGAGTACGACGGCGACTACGACTGGCGCGACGTCGCCCGGCCGATGCCGTACGGGCTCTCGGCGACCGACGACGGCGACCTCGAGGGCGAGACCTTCGAGTGGGCGCTCCAGACCGACGACTGCGGCGACTGCACCTTCTACGAGGAAGACGAGTCGGGCACGGGCGCCTGCGTCGCCCACGACGATCGGCCGCTGATCTGCCGCACGTATCCGTTCAGCGTCGCGCTCGCGGGAACGAGCCAGCCGATGGGGGAAGCCGTCGACGAGGAGGGCGTCGTCCGCGCCCACGAGTGCGAGGGATTAGGTCGGGACATCTCTCGCGCGGACGCCGAGGACCTGGCCCGCGCGCTGAAGGAACGCGCCGTTCGAGAACTCGAGGAGGCCATCGCCGTCCGGGACGAGTACGCGCCCGCCGAACCCGACCCCGGCGAGGTGGTCGTCCACGATTCCGAGGGGGCCAAACGGATCGACGGGACGCCGCTCGAGGAGTGA
- a CDS encoding NUDIX hydrolase encodes MSQPTMNLEPVADHAPLEIDDQEHDAAVLAPIIERDGEDHLLFTRRADHLGEHPGQMSFPGGGAEPFDDSILDTALREANEEIGLGPDEVEIVGQLDDIRTITEYAVTPFVGRVPDREYVGDGYEVAEIVVLPLSGLLDPENYEYERRDHPYYGDIVIHYFHVDGYTVWGATGRILVQLLELTTEFEPPERVERSQ; translated from the coding sequence ATGTCACAGCCGACGATGAACCTCGAGCCGGTCGCCGACCACGCGCCCCTCGAGATCGACGACCAGGAACACGACGCGGCCGTCCTCGCGCCGATCATCGAGCGCGACGGCGAGGACCACCTGCTCTTCACGCGGCGAGCCGACCACCTCGGCGAGCACCCCGGCCAGATGAGTTTCCCCGGCGGCGGCGCCGAACCGTTCGACGACTCCATTCTCGACACCGCGCTCCGCGAGGCCAACGAGGAGATCGGGCTCGGGCCCGACGAAGTCGAGATCGTCGGCCAGTTAGACGATATCCGGACGATCACGGAGTACGCCGTCACGCCGTTCGTCGGCCGCGTCCCCGACCGCGAGTACGTCGGCGACGGCTACGAGGTCGCCGAAATCGTCGTCCTGCCGCTGTCCGGGCTGCTCGATCCGGAGAACTACGAGTACGAGCGCCGGGATCACCCCTACTACGGCGACATCGTCATTCACTACTTCCACGTCGACGGCTACACCGTCTGGGGGGCGACCGGCCGCATACTCGTCCAGCTGCTCGAGTTGACGACCGAGTTCGAGCCGCCCGAGCGGGTCGAACGCTCGCAGTGA
- a CDS encoding DUF7344 domain-containing protein, producing the protein MDEASLRDVLEAVEAMESDVSPDVLLDVLSDRYARYVLHHLSDESTATLDALADTATGLAATESGAIATPGDREEIRVRLYHLVLPKLDAAGYLEFDSETRTVERDEIPAVLRELLRKET; encoded by the coding sequence ATGGACGAAGCGAGTCTACGGGACGTCCTCGAGGCGGTCGAAGCGATGGAGAGCGACGTCTCTCCGGACGTTCTCCTGGACGTGCTCTCGGATCGGTACGCGCGATACGTACTGCACCATCTCTCGGACGAATCGACCGCGACCCTCGACGCGCTCGCGGACACGGCGACCGGACTGGCGGCGACCGAGTCGGGCGCTATCGCGACGCCCGGAGACCGCGAAGAGATCCGCGTTCGCCTCTATCACCTCGTGCTTCCGAAACTCGACGCTGCCGGGTACCTCGAGTTCGACAGCGAGACGCGAACCGTCGAGCGAGACGAGATCCCCGCCGTCCTCAGGGAACTACTGCGGAAAGAGACGTGA
- a CDS encoding TRAM domain-containing protein: protein MEISEKLLCLFSADVSAEEDRYVIEVPRQEVETGDIDPEEVYRVALISREEDDAEESTAQPQTAPSEPQPPVDVGETRYVEIEDIGKQGDGIARVERGYVIIVPGADVGERVKVEVSEVKSNFAVGEIIEETF, encoded by the coding sequence GTGGAAATATCTGAAAAACTCCTGTGTCTGTTCAGTGCGGACGTCTCGGCAGAGGAGGACCGATACGTCATCGAGGTACCACGTCAAGAAGTCGAAACCGGCGACATCGACCCGGAGGAGGTCTACCGCGTCGCGCTCATCTCCCGCGAGGAGGACGACGCCGAGGAGTCGACGGCACAGCCCCAGACGGCACCGTCGGAGCCGCAGCCACCGGTCGACGTCGGCGAAACGCGCTACGTCGAAATCGAGGACATCGGCAAACAGGGCGACGGGATCGCCCGCGTCGAACGCGGCTACGTCATCATCGTCCCCGGTGCCGACGTCGGCGAACGCGTCAAGGTCGAAGTCTCGGAGGTCAAGTCCAACTTCGCCGTCGGCGAGATCATCGAAGAAACCTTCTAG
- a CDS encoding MarR family transcriptional regulator: MSMSTAEDRGAAAEETLSEDEYRDRLRDLPPSAKLVAKVLETDSPLSQGQLAEESLLPDRTVRYALNRLEDVGLVGSRYSFRDARKQVYFLKH; this comes from the coding sequence ATGAGCATGAGTACAGCCGAGGACCGAGGCGCCGCCGCCGAAGAGACCCTTTCGGAGGACGAATACCGCGATCGCCTCCGCGATCTGCCGCCGAGCGCGAAGCTCGTCGCGAAAGTGCTGGAGACCGATTCACCGCTCTCGCAGGGGCAACTCGCCGAAGAGTCGCTGCTGCCCGACCGCACCGTCCGCTACGCGCTCAACCGCCTCGAGGACGTCGGTCTCGTCGGCTCCCGGTACAGCTTCCGCGACGCCCGCAAGCAGGTCTACTTCCTCAAGCACTGA